One region of Patescibacteria group bacterium genomic DNA includes:
- the pth gene encoding aminoacyl-tRNA hydrolase — protein sequence MFLIAGLGNPGRQYQNTRHNVGFMVVDLLAGGNKWHTNAKFKAEHCHLQLQNQEVELLKPQTMMNNSGMAVKSFQQKHNLDLDKIIIIHDDLDLPLGQLRISQNISSAGHNGIKSIIQYLDSQNFIRFRLGIKTDKLEKIPAEKFVLQNFNGAEKKLLQSAFDKTIQAVEFLITHTLEETKNSFN from the coding sequence ATGTTTTTAATCGCTGGTCTGGGCAACCCCGGACGTCAATATCAAAACACCCGTCACAATGTTGGTTTTATGGTTGTTGATCTTTTGGCTGGTGGAAACAAATGGCATACTAACGCCAAGTTTAAAGCTGAACATTGTCATCTTCAACTGCAAAATCAAGAAGTTGAATTATTAAAACCTCAAACCATGATGAATAATTCCGGCATGGCTGTTAAATCTTTTCAGCAAAAACATAATTTAGATTTAGATAAAATTATTATTATCCATGACGATTTAGATCTCCCACTAGGTCAACTCCGTATTAGTCAAAATATTTCCTCAGCTGGTCACAATGGAATTAAATCTATTATTCAATATTTAGATAGTCAAAATTTTATTCGTTTTAGACTTGGGATTAAAACTGATAAATTAGAAAAAATCCCAGCTGAAAAATTTGTTTTGCAAAATTTTAATGGTGCTGAAAAAAAACTTTTACAATCTGCTTTTGATAAAACGATTCAAGCTGTTGAATTTTTAATTACCCACACGCTAGAAGAAACTAAAAACAGTTTCAATTAA
- a CDS encoding LCP family protein codes for MERKIDDVSKIDLLTDFSRRQVNPQESGWLKAKKTILKLALIFLFIAILFFTNILFAGNGLLGSSNQSLPKTGFISFINQIKEIFIPSDNDLSGEDQDRINILLLGMGGVQHDGPYLTDTIILVSIKPSTNQVALISIPRDLYAPIPSYGWRKINNANSFGEVDGTGGGELAAQTVSQILDLPVHYYVRIDFDGFTQLIDDLGGITLEVDNSFIDKEYPAPNYDYQTISFEVGKQKMDGETALIYARSRHGNNGEGSDFARGKRQQKVILAVKDKVFSLNTLIQPQKIWKIYDNINQHVKTNLTVNQINSLLTLAKNFNKDNLINVVLDDGINGYLKSNITPDGAYVLIPVTGNFRQIADMTNNIFQNNSTIEKDKVDSVNDQLETKSTLSTPEPEIEKINAKIIILNGSGQTGLASQVANQLSPLGYQIVKIGNADRWDYEKSVIYNLNSENKPENLKLLKQELEANISDTTPTYLQDLVALKPDFIIVLGLNHIQP; via the coding sequence ATGGAACGAAAAATAGATGATGTTAGTAAAATAGATTTATTAACTGATTTCTCTCGTCGCCAAGTTAATCCTCAAGAAAGCGGTTGGTTAAAAGCTAAAAAAACTATTCTAAAATTAGCGCTTATTTTTTTATTTATTGCCATTTTATTTTTCACCAACATTTTATTCGCTGGTAATGGTTTGCTAGGTTCATCCAATCAGTCTTTACCCAAGACTGGTTTTATTTCTTTTATTAATCAAATCAAAGAAATTTTTATCCCCAGTGATAATGATTTATCTGGCGAAGATCAAGATCGAATTAATATTCTATTACTCGGAATGGGCGGAGTTCAACACGATGGACCATACTTGACCGATACAATAATTTTAGTTAGTATTAAACCCTCAACCAATCAAGTAGCTTTAATTTCTATTCCGCGAGATTTGTATGCGCCTATTCCAAGCTACGGTTGGCGCAAAATTAATAACGCTAATTCTTTTGGCGAAGTTGATGGCACGGGCGGTGGTGAATTAGCCGCTCAAACTGTGAGCCAAATTTTAGATTTGCCTGTGCATTATTATGTTCGAATTGATTTTGACGGCTTTACTCAATTAATTGACGACCTGGGTGGTATTACTTTAGAAGTTGATAATAGTTTTATTGATAAAGAATATCCAGCGCCAAATTATGATTATCAAACTATCAGCTTTGAAGTTGGTAAACAAAAAATGGACGGTGAAACGGCTTTGATTTATGCTCGTTCGCGTCATGGTAATAATGGCGAAGGTTCCGATTTTGCTCGTGGTAAACGGCAACAAAAAGTTATCTTAGCAGTCAAAGATAAGGTTTTTTCTTTAAATACTTTAATCCAACCACAAAAAATTTGGAAAATCTATGACAACATTAATCAACACGTTAAAACTAATTTAACGGTCAATCAAATAAATTCTTTATTAACCTTGGCTAAAAATTTTAATAAAGATAATTTAATTAATGTTGTTTTAGATGATGGCATAAATGGTTATTTGAAATCTAATATCACGCCTGATGGTGCTTATGTCTTGATTCCAGTAACTGGTAATTTCCGTCAAATTGCTGATATGACTAACAATATTTTTCAAAATAATTCTACGATTGAAAAAGATAAAGTTGATTCTGTAAATGATCAACTTGAAACTAAATCTACGCTATCAACACCTGAACCAGAAATTGAAAAAATTAACGCTAAAATTATAATTTTAAATGGTTCTGGCCAAACTGGTTTAGCTTCTCAAGTAGCCAACCAACTTAGCCCCTTGGGTTATCAAATTGTTAAAATTGGCAATGCCGATCGTTGGGATTATGAAAAAAGCGTTATTTATAATTTAAATTCTGAAAATAAACCAGAAAATTTAAAATTACTTAAACAAGAACTTGAAGCGAATATATCTGACACAACGCCCACTTACTTACAAGATTTAGTTGCTTTAAAGCCTGACTTTATTATTGTTTTAGGTTTAAATCACATTCAACCATAA
- the der gene encoding ribosome biogenesis GTPase Der, whose translation MYNNLPTVAILGRENVGKSTLFNRLIEKRKAITSQISGTTRDRNYGICFWRGQKIHLIDTGGMNINSENKLKRDILNQSLTALKQADIIVLVIDGQIGLLPADKDVTQLLRKTDKPVVLAINKIDNPQLRENLDLNLVGKLGFENYFLISAANGSGIGDMLDDLIKLLPAPEAENVSIEKPIKISIIGKPNVGKSSLLNKILNEDRAIVSAMPHTTREPQDAFLNYKGNQILIADTAGIRRKSKIIDLLEKAGVHQSLKYLRKADIILFVVDVNLKVSAQDKRLADLIVASEKSVIILANKYDLIPEKDTEILQKYEIYFKKNFPHLSFAPMIFISAKTNFNLQQVLEKVLMVKNNRQRLIPADELKNFIQNIRFNQPQSKNKNKKNSLIHDLVQTETNPPHFNLYVSRQKNLAPAVLNIIEKKLYQNFNLSGTPIKIIIKDVNK comes from the coding sequence ATGTATAATAACTTACCCACTGTTGCTATTTTAGGCAGAGAAAATGTTGGCAAATCAACCTTATTTAATCGTTTAATTGAAAAACGTAAAGCGATTACTTCTCAAATTTCCGGCACCACTCGTGATCGTAATTATGGTATTTGTTTTTGGCGTGGTCAAAAAATTCATTTAATCGATACTGGCGGAATGAATATCAATAGTGAAAATAAACTCAAACGTGATATCTTAAATCAAAGTTTAACTGCCCTAAAACAAGCGGATATAATTGTTTTAGTTATAGATGGCCAAATTGGCTTATTACCCGCTGACAAAGATGTTACTCAACTTTTACGCAAAACCGACAAGCCGGTTGTTTTAGCTATTAATAAAATTGATAATCCTCAACTTCGCGAAAATCTAGATTTAAATTTAGTTGGCAAATTGGGTTTTGAAAATTATTTTTTAATCTCAGCTGCTAATGGCAGTGGTATTGGTGATATGTTAGATGATTTAATTAAATTATTACCTGCGCCTGAAGCAGAAAATGTATCTATTGAAAAACCGATTAAAATTAGTATTATTGGCAAACCTAACGTCGGTAAATCATCTTTGCTAAATAAAATTCTAAATGAAGATCGGGCAATTGTTTCGGCCATGCCCCATACAACGCGCGAGCCTCAAGATGCTTTTTTAAATTACAAGGGGAATCAAATTTTAATCGCCGATACCGCTGGTATTCGTCGTAAATCTAAAATTATTGATTTATTAGAAAAAGCGGGCGTACACCAAAGTTTAAAATATTTAAGAAAAGCTGATATTATTTTATTTGTGGTTGATGTTAATTTAAAAGTTTCCGCTCAAGATAAACGTCTGGCTGATTTAATTGTTGCTTCAGAAAAAAGTGTTATTATTTTAGCCAATAAATATGATTTGATTCCAGAAAAAGACACCGAAATACTTCAAAAATATGAAATATATTTTAAAAAGAATTTTCCACATTTAAGTTTTGCACCAATGATTTTTATTTCAGCTAAAACTAATTTTAATCTGCAACAAGTTTTAGAAAAAGTTTTAATGGTTAAAAATAATCGCCAACGCTTAATTCCGGCTGATGAACTGAAAAATTTTATTCAAAATATCAGATTTAATCAACCTCAATCTAAAAATAAAAATAAAAAAAATAGTTTAATCCATGACTTAGTCCAAACAGAAACCAATCCACCACATTTTAATTTATATGTCTCTCGTCAAAAAAATTTAGCACCAGCTGTCTTAAATATTATTGAAAAAAAACTTTATCAAAATTTTAATTTATCTGGCACGCCCATCAAAATTATTATTAAAGATGTTAATAAATAA